The Edaphobacter sp. 12200R-103 genome contains a region encoding:
- a CDS encoding multicopper oxidase domain-containing protein, producing MYYIAADEVDWDYTPQGRNRLGLPHPEAAEDESNAGKTHRIYHKAVYHEYTDATFKTLKPRPPQWEHLGVLGPLIRAEVGDSIRVVFRNNTHLAVTMHPHNVRYAKDAEGAMYNDGTSAAVKADDAVRPGATYTYIWKVPERSGPGPMDGSSIISMYHSHFVESRDINTGLIGPIIITRKGEARPDGSPKDIDREFIADFAIFDETNSWFVERNIGKQIRGARLKVSDPALREQHLLYSINGYIEGNMPMLTMHKGEKVRWYLLSNSNEEDIHMAHWHANTVTWNGMHMDTMFLGPMAMATADMVPDSEGIWLFHCHVNDHYEGGMVARYQVLP from the coding sequence GTGTATTACATCGCAGCGGATGAGGTGGATTGGGACTATACCCCGCAAGGCAGAAATCGGCTGGGATTACCTCATCCCGAAGCGGCAGAGGATGAGTCGAATGCGGGAAAAACACATAGGATCTATCACAAGGCGGTTTATCACGAGTACACCGATGCCACCTTCAAGACGCTCAAGCCCCGGCCGCCTCAATGGGAACACCTGGGAGTCCTGGGACCTTTGATCCGCGCTGAAGTCGGCGATTCGATCCGTGTCGTCTTCCGAAATAACACTCACCTTGCAGTCACGATGCATCCCCACAATGTTCGCTACGCCAAGGATGCAGAAGGAGCAATGTACAACGACGGCACCAGCGCGGCGGTGAAAGCGGATGACGCAGTCCGCCCTGGGGCGACCTATACCTATATCTGGAAGGTGCCGGAGCGTAGCGGACCCGGGCCGATGGACGGCAGTTCGATCATCTCGATGTATCATTCGCACTTTGTCGAATCGAGGGATATCAATACCGGCCTGATCGGTCCAATCATCATTACGAGGAAAGGGGAAGCGAGGCCTGACGGCTCGCCGAAAGACATAGACCGTGAGTTCATAGCCGACTTTGCTATCTTCGATGAGACAAATAGCTGGTTTGTGGAGCGAAATATTGGCAAGCAAATCCGAGGCGCACGCCTAAAGGTCTCCGATCCTGCGCTTCGTGAGCAGCACCTTCTTTATTCGATCAACGGCTATATCGAAGGCAACATGCCAATGTTGACGATGCACAAGGGAGAAAAAGTGCGTTGGTATCTCCTTTCGAACAGCAACGAAGAAGATATACATATGGCCCATTGGCACGCCAATACCGTGACATGGAATGGCATGCACATGGATACGATGTTCCTCGGTCCAATGGCAATGGCGACTGCAGACATGGTTCCCGACAGTGAGGGAATCTGGCTCTTTCATTGCCACGTTAACGACCATTATGAAGGCGGGATGGTCGCCCGCTATCAGGTACTACCTTGA
- the lhgO gene encoding L-2-hydroxyglutarate oxidase: protein MNFVGCDTWRNSSVNLLVRLMDTLGFATCDVVILGAGIVGLATGLDLISRFPRLSLVVLDKEQKVAAHQTSHNSGVIHSGIYYKPGSLKASLCVNGADAMIRFCTEYAIPYEICGKIIVATAQDEIPRLEELYKRGTGNGLDGLRFISSEEIRELEPYSAGIRGIHVPATGIVDYARVAAKYAELISTRGARVFLSHEVIGFKRSDGLTIVKTTDGEISAKLVINCGGLQSDRISQMANAKLNLQIVPFRGEYYDLVPSKAHYLRGLIYPVPDPRFPFLGVHFTRRIGGGIEAGPNAVLALKREGYAKSDFSPRDIAEYGIFPGFWRMAAKYWKTSAGEYYRSWNKAAFVRALQRLMPEITAEDLLPGGSGVRAQALDVHGKLIDDFHFEYTEGMIHVCNVPSPAATASLAIGRHIVDMLVKQNRF, encoded by the coding sequence ATGAATTTCGTTGGATGTGATACCTGGCGAAATAGTTCTGTGAATTTGTTAGTGAGGCTAATGGATACTTTGGGCTTTGCCACTTGCGACGTTGTTATTCTTGGAGCCGGTATTGTTGGCTTAGCGACCGGGCTTGACTTGATCAGCCGCTTTCCCAGGCTGTCCCTCGTTGTTCTTGATAAAGAGCAGAAGGTCGCTGCTCACCAGACGAGCCATAACAGCGGTGTCATCCATTCCGGTATTTACTATAAGCCTGGCAGTCTGAAGGCCAGTCTTTGTGTCAATGGCGCGGATGCGATGATTCGCTTTTGTACGGAGTATGCGATTCCCTATGAAATTTGCGGGAAGATCATCGTCGCAACGGCTCAGGATGAGATACCTCGGCTGGAAGAGTTGTACAAGCGCGGAACAGGAAATGGCCTTGACGGACTGAGATTCATTTCGTCCGAAGAGATACGGGAGCTGGAACCCTACTCTGCAGGTATTCGTGGCATTCATGTGCCAGCCACAGGAATCGTCGACTATGCTCGGGTGGCAGCCAAGTATGCGGAGCTGATTTCTACGCGAGGTGCTCGGGTTTTTCTCTCTCATGAAGTGATCGGGTTCAAGCGCTCCGACGGTCTAACAATCGTCAAAACCACAGATGGAGAGATTTCAGCAAAACTTGTTATCAATTGCGGCGGGTTGCAAAGTGACAGGATCAGTCAAATGGCTAACGCAAAGCTCAACCTGCAGATTGTTCCATTTCGTGGAGAGTACTACGACCTGGTCCCTTCAAAGGCTCATTATCTTAGAGGGCTGATCTACCCTGTCCCTGATCCGCGGTTTCCTTTTCTCGGGGTGCATTTCACTCGTCGGATCGGCGGGGGCATCGAGGCAGGACCAAATGCGGTGCTGGCGTTGAAACGTGAGGGCTATGCGAAGAGTGATTTCAGCCCGCGTGATATTGCGGAATATGGCATTTTCCCTGGATTTTGGAGAATGGCAGCGAAATACTGGAAAACTTCGGCGGGGGAGTATTATCGCTCATGGAACAAGGCTGCCTTTGTCCGAGCCTTACAACGATTGATGCCCGAGATCACGGCTGAAGACCTGCTGCCAGGAGGTTCAGGCGTTCGAGCCCAAGCTCTGGATGTTCACGGCAAACTGATCGATGACTTCCATTTCGAGTACACCGAAGGAATGATTCACGTTTGCAATGTCCCGTCTCCAGCAGCAACTGCATCGCTGGCGATTGGACGACATATCGTAGATATGCTGGTCAAACAGAATCGGTTCTAA
- a CDS encoding sigma-54 dependent transcriptional regulator, giving the protein MLPALKRLSVPFFWLIFFTAQSFLTMGSLSAWFSGQPLIRVLRIPLPYQQALMRSSGTFSYSRGLSHMVDAVRILAISDDMEVGNLVHSSLSPQGYQTICVPSARDAIQLLNRGVRADFVLLDAGKDHGSERFFDSSLMDLIPSRQFCILADRENKTWQDFAAKWKIATVFNKPLTMHDLEKLLHQEASVDTPFPASPPDRNYHLEELGNNRFFLAASPSMMQLYRDIRVLAPIDIPVLILGESGVGKEIVAMLLHKYHVRSENRFLNVNCAALPTELLESELFGYEAGAFTGAMKSKPGKFELANKGTILLDEIGEMSPQMQAKLLHVLQDGSFCRLGGRASTQVDVRILAATNIDMQAAIAEKRFREDLYYRLNTLTLVVPPLRERREEIPLLIEELNRRGAAGVAQPLILSDRIFEASMQYHWPGNLRELRNFVIRTLILRDQEAAYAYLQNKTQVQKATAPLVAGEVQTEKKDTMPAGMKNAISEIKNQTEIRMLQDALSASGWNRRKAAMNLNISYRSLLYKIQQHGLSA; this is encoded by the coding sequence GTGTTACCTGCCCTAAAGCGTCTTTCGGTCCCATTTTTTTGGCTCATTTTTTTTACGGCTCAATCGTTCCTAACGATGGGTTCATTATCTGCATGGTTCTCCGGGCAGCCCTTGATTCGTGTCCTGAGAATCCCGCTTCCGTATCAACAAGCGTTGATGCGGAGTAGCGGCACATTTTCATACTCACGAGGTCTATCTCACATGGTGGACGCTGTACGTATTCTTGCAATCAGTGACGATATGGAAGTTGGTAACTTGGTTCATAGCTCACTCTCTCCCCAGGGCTATCAAACAATCTGTGTACCGTCTGCGCGCGACGCAATTCAACTGCTGAACCGCGGAGTGCGAGCAGATTTTGTTCTACTTGACGCTGGAAAAGATCATGGAAGTGAGAGGTTTTTTGATTCCTCGCTGATGGACTTGATACCCAGCCGTCAATTCTGCATTCTTGCCGATAGAGAGAACAAGACATGGCAGGACTTTGCAGCAAAATGGAAGATTGCGACCGTTTTCAATAAACCTCTCACGATGCACGATCTAGAGAAACTCCTGCATCAAGAGGCGTCTGTAGATACTCCGTTTCCGGCTTCGCCTCCCGATCGCAACTATCATCTGGAGGAGTTGGGCAACAATCGCTTCTTCCTCGCTGCCTCACCTTCCATGATGCAGCTGTATCGCGACATTCGTGTACTTGCACCGATTGATATTCCCGTGTTGATCCTGGGCGAGAGCGGCGTTGGCAAAGAGATCGTTGCCATGCTGCTGCACAAGTACCACGTGCGCTCCGAGAACCGTTTTCTTAATGTGAATTGCGCTGCTCTCCCTACGGAGTTGCTCGAGAGCGAACTGTTCGGTTATGAGGCCGGAGCCTTCACGGGTGCAATGAAGTCCAAGCCCGGCAAGTTCGAACTCGCGAATAAAGGCACCATCCTGTTGGACGAGATTGGCGAGATGAGCCCTCAGATGCAGGCCAAGTTACTCCACGTCCTTCAGGACGGTTCGTTCTGCAGGCTGGGTGGGCGCGCTTCCACCCAGGTCGATGTCCGCATTCTGGCTGCTACGAACATTGATATGCAGGCCGCGATCGCCGAAAAGCGCTTCCGCGAGGATCTCTATTATCGGTTGAACACCCTGACACTTGTCGTTCCACCTCTTCGTGAACGCCGCGAAGAGATTCCTCTTCTGATTGAGGAACTGAATCGGCGCGGAGCTGCAGGTGTCGCGCAACCGCTCATCCTCTCAGATCGCATCTTCGAAGCCTCCATGCAATATCATTGGCCTGGTAATCTTCGCGAACTACGCAACTTCGTGATTCGCACCCTGATTCTTCGCGATCAGGAAGCTGCTTATGCCTATCTCCAAAACAAAACGCAAGTTCAGAAGGCCACGGCTCCTTTAGTTGCGGGAGAAGTGCAAACCGAGAAAAAGGATACGATGCCAGCCGGCATGAAAAACGCGATCAGCGAGATCAAGAACCAAACGGAGATTCGTATGTTGCAGGACGCTCTCTCAGCTTCTGGCTGGAACCGTCGCAAAGCAGCCATGAATCTCAATATCAGCTATAGGAGTCTTCTCTACAAGATTCAACAGCATGGTTTGAGCGCCTAA
- a CDS encoding DUF4082 domain-containing protein gives MSTIRTAPKSRCAVRRINVFCRLFALLFVAAFGLGAYAKAQCANPANAIVAENCLPGSPSSEWDTKTFEGDSTIQGFATDMSVNRGSTISFKIKSTASAYRIDIYRMGYYGGMGARKVATITPSVSLPQSQPTCITDATVGLMDCGNWAVSASWAVPATATSGIYFAHLVRTDTGGSSHIIFIVRDDSSHSAVLFQTADETWQAYNYYGAGSVYSQASPIWDLNGRSFKVSYNRPFLTRNFQQESDTFVFGAEFAMVQWLEQNGYDITYFTGVDAARYGSLMLNHKIYMDTGHDEYWSAQHRANVEAARDAGVNLAFFGGNQAFWKTRWENSIDGSNTQYRTLVCYKETLAFAKIDPTSTWTGTWRDPLLSPPSDGGRPENSLLGTLFMVNGTSADNDGSMKIQVPAEDGKMRFWRNTAAASLAAGTTYNLPTGTLGYEWDSDIDNGSRPAGLFHLSTSTHNLTSDLLLDQGATYGAGTATHNMTMYRAASGALVFSSGSIDWSWALNNNHDNPFSFDLTDPDPAAQQATVNLFADMGVQPATLQPGLVPATASTDTAPPASTISYPTAAMTLNTGSSITVTGTATDGGGRVGAVEVSGDGGTTWHPANGRSNWSYTWIPSQVGSVTLLSRAVDDSGNLETPHGITLTVSPQVCPCNIWRAATPQSADSGDGNAVELGLKFRADADGSILGVRFYKAAANTGAHVGHLWTESGALLGTVTFSGESSSGWQQANFSSPIAVTANTTYVVSYFAPNGHYSVDGEYFIQSGVDNPPLHALADGVDGSNAVFTYGSNGGFPTSTYRGGNYWVDVVFTSSNTYKVTGTIQGPGGAGANVALSGPVMLSTTADASGNYSFDGLVNGTYTITPSNSGVTFTPQSAQVTVNYASLSGVNFSAVVTNPQTISGTITGTAGAGATVNLTGAAIATTAVDASGNYAFTGLLNGSYTVAPQAPAVIFTPASKSVVLSGAGSSGVDFSAQTCNCISIWPSTATPSVIDANDATPVEVGVNFTSSLPGMVYGIRFYKASTNTGTHVGHLWSSSGTLLATATFTNESTSGWQQVTFSTPITITPNVTYVASYFAPAGHYSADSNYFATNGASAPPLQAPAGTSSVPNGVYLYTTSGGFPVQSYASTNYWVDVLFASDQAHSISGTLSGPGSAGAVVNISGSLGTATVTADASGYYSAASLTPGTYTVSASNANAAFTPAMQSVTIGSGDVTGLNFVGSSLCPCNSIWQPTAVPGTVDAGDGKGVETGVRFTADYDGYILGVRFYKAPANTGTHTANLWTGDGSAALLATSALPAETGSGWQQVMFTSPVPVTANTSYVASYYAPQGHYSVTGAQFANAGVDAPPLHASLGTSDQPNGVFAYGSTSLYPDSSYNATNYWVDVVYAKATSFSLGGVLTGSGGAGRTVTISGPGGMQSATADSSGNYRFDGLAPGTYTVTPVASGVVTFSPASQNVTISANHVLGVNFASVQPTYAISGTITGGPGDTVNLSGPVTATTTADASGNYSFTGLYSGTYTVTPGTGGFVVSPSSQSVTVSGADVAAVNFTATGVQYSISGVIAGGAGSTVTLEGPTTLSTTADASGNYSFAGLASGSYLVTPAKQGAVFTPASASITVYNASVSGADFAVPPNCPCNTIWQPSSKPANVDPNDTHASEVGVTFRVDADGYLAGIRFYKGPLNTGTHTGNLWSSTGTLLATATFVNESTTGWQQVLFANPVPVKANTSYVASYFAPQGHYSGDPQSFANGGVDAPPLHALQDGVSGANGLYLYTTVSAFPTSTFGSANYWTDVVYTPTSTYTVTGSISGPGGPNASLVLAGPTTVTATADASGNFSVAGLPNGTYTLTPSAPGMVISPASQSVTINNGHVFGVTFTSQQTYTVSGTLSGAGGANATVTLTGASTASVTANASGAYTVTGLLNGTYTVTPLKTGYAFSPPNQSVTVNNANMTANFGSTALTYTITGTISGAGGPGAAVSLTGTSTATVAANSSGVYSFTVPSGSYTVTPTKTGYIFTPASQVVMVNGADKTANFSSKQTYSISGTISGGGRSGATVKLTGAITATVTSNSSGVYTFTGLPAGSYTVTPTKSGHLMIPTSRSTTISTSNVTGLNFLSL, from the coding sequence ATGTCGACCATTCGGACTGCCCCCAAATCGCGATGTGCCGTTCGGCGGATAAATGTCTTTTGCCGCCTCTTTGCACTTTTGTTCGTTGCCGCATTCGGACTGGGGGCCTACGCCAAGGCGCAATGCGCCAATCCGGCGAACGCCATTGTGGCCGAGAACTGCCTGCCTGGCAGCCCTAGCTCGGAATGGGACACGAAGACCTTCGAAGGCGATTCGACGATTCAAGGCTTTGCTACGGATATGAGCGTGAATCGCGGAAGCACAATCTCGTTCAAGATCAAATCGACAGCGTCGGCATACCGGATCGATATCTACCGGATGGGGTACTACGGCGGCATGGGTGCGCGCAAGGTTGCGACGATCACTCCTTCCGTGAGCCTGCCGCAGAGCCAGCCGACCTGCATCACCGACGCCACGGTGGGGCTGATGGACTGCGGCAACTGGGCCGTCTCGGCTTCATGGGCGGTACCGGCGACGGCGACTTCGGGTATCTATTTTGCGCATCTGGTGCGTACGGACACCGGCGGCAGCAGCCATATTATATTCATCGTCCGCGACGATTCGAGCCACTCCGCGGTGTTATTTCAAACGGCAGATGAGACTTGGCAGGCCTATAACTATTACGGCGCCGGAAGTGTTTACAGCCAGGCATCTCCAATCTGGGACCTGAACGGCCGCTCATTTAAGGTGAGCTACAACCGGCCATTTCTGACGCGAAACTTCCAGCAGGAGTCCGACACTTTTGTCTTCGGCGCCGAGTTTGCGATGGTGCAGTGGCTTGAGCAGAACGGCTATGACATAACGTACTTTACCGGGGTGGATGCGGCGAGATACGGATCGCTCATGCTCAACCACAAGATATACATGGACACCGGGCATGACGAGTACTGGTCGGCGCAACACAGGGCAAACGTAGAGGCCGCTCGTGATGCGGGTGTGAACCTTGCGTTCTTCGGCGGCAACCAAGCCTTCTGGAAGACGCGGTGGGAGAATAGCATCGACGGATCGAACACGCAGTACCGCACTTTGGTCTGCTACAAGGAGACACTGGCGTTTGCCAAGATTGATCCGACCTCGACGTGGACAGGCACGTGGCGCGATCCGTTGCTGAGTCCTCCTTCTGACGGCGGCCGCCCGGAGAATAGCCTGCTCGGTACGCTGTTCATGGTGAACGGCACTAGTGCGGACAACGACGGCAGTATGAAGATCCAGGTGCCGGCCGAGGACGGCAAGATGCGCTTCTGGCGGAACACGGCTGCGGCGTCCCTGGCGGCGGGAACTACATACAACCTACCGACGGGAACACTTGGCTACGAGTGGGATTCGGACATCGATAATGGATCTCGTCCGGCCGGACTCTTCCACCTTTCAACGTCGACCCATAATTTGACCTCCGACCTGTTGCTGGACCAGGGGGCTACATACGGAGCCGGAACAGCGACGCATAACATGACGATGTATCGCGCCGCGAGTGGCGCCCTTGTCTTTAGCTCCGGATCAATCGACTGGTCCTGGGCCTTGAACAACAACCACGATAATCCGTTTTCGTTTGATCTGACCGATCCCGATCCTGCGGCCCAGCAGGCTACGGTCAACCTGTTCGCTGATATGGGAGTACAGCCTGCGACGTTGCAGCCCGGGTTAGTGCCTGCGACGGCTTCGACGGATACGGCGCCCCCGGCGAGTACGATCAGTTATCCAACAGCTGCGATGACCCTGAATACGGGTAGCTCGATTACGGTGACGGGAACGGCAACGGACGGTGGAGGCAGGGTTGGGGCCGTCGAGGTCTCGGGCGACGGCGGTACAACATGGCATCCTGCGAACGGCCGCTCCAACTGGTCGTATACATGGATCCCGTCGCAAGTGGGATCTGTAACTCTACTGTCGAGGGCTGTGGACGACAGCGGCAATTTAGAAACTCCTCATGGCATTACGCTGACGGTTTCGCCGCAGGTGTGCCCGTGCAATATCTGGCGCGCTGCTACGCCGCAGTCGGCGGATAGCGGCGATGGTAATGCAGTGGAACTGGGCCTGAAGTTCCGTGCAGATGCGGATGGTTCGATTCTTGGGGTGCGCTTCTATAAAGCTGCTGCGAATACGGGTGCGCACGTGGGGCATTTGTGGACCGAGTCCGGGGCGCTGCTTGGGACAGTTACCTTTAGTGGCGAGAGCAGCTCTGGCTGGCAGCAGGCGAACTTCTCAAGCCCGATCGCCGTAACCGCAAATACGACATATGTGGTGTCGTACTTTGCTCCGAACGGTCACTATTCGGTAGACGGGGAATACTTCATCCAGAGTGGAGTGGACAATCCTCCACTTCATGCATTGGCCGACGGAGTCGACGGCTCCAACGCGGTCTTTACATACGGTTCGAATGGCGGATTTCCCACGTCGACGTACCGCGGAGGCAACTATTGGGTTGATGTCGTGTTCACATCATCTAATACCTATAAGGTCACAGGGACGATCCAGGGCCCAGGCGGAGCCGGGGCGAACGTTGCTCTGAGCGGCCCGGTGATGCTGTCGACGACGGCAGATGCCTCCGGGAACTACAGCTTCGACGGCCTGGTCAACGGGACCTACACAATTACCCCCAGCAACAGCGGAGTAACGTTTACGCCTCAGAGCGCCCAGGTGACGGTGAATTATGCCTCGCTGTCGGGTGTGAACTTCTCTGCTGTAGTGACGAATCCGCAGACGATCTCAGGCACCATTACGGGAACCGCGGGAGCTGGGGCTACGGTAAACCTTACGGGGGCGGCAATAGCTACCACGGCGGTCGATGCTTCTGGCAACTATGCTTTTACCGGGCTCCTTAATGGAAGCTATACCGTGGCACCGCAGGCTCCGGCGGTCATCTTTACGCCCGCCTCGAAGTCGGTGGTACTGTCGGGAGCGGGCTCAAGTGGGGTGGATTTTAGTGCGCAAACCTGTAATTGCATCTCGATCTGGCCAAGTACAGCTACTCCGTCAGTGATTGACGCGAACGATGCCACACCTGTTGAGGTGGGCGTGAACTTCACGAGTTCACTGCCTGGAATGGTTTATGGCATCCGCTTCTACAAGGCGAGTACGAACACTGGCACGCATGTCGGTCATTTATGGTCAAGTTCAGGGACTTTATTGGCCACGGCGACGTTTACGAATGAAAGCACCTCCGGTTGGCAGCAGGTCACCTTCTCAACGCCGATCACAATCACGCCAAATGTGACCTATGTTGCATCCTACTTCGCACCTGCTGGACACTACTCGGCGGACTCGAACTACTTCGCGACGAACGGAGCGAGCGCACCGCCGCTGCAGGCGCCCGCAGGCACGTCGAGCGTGCCAAACGGGGTGTATCTCTATACCACCAGCGGAGGCTTTCCGGTACAGAGCTATGCGTCGACGAACTATTGGGTAGATGTGCTCTTCGCGAGTGATCAAGCCCACTCGATTAGCGGAACGCTATCCGGGCCGGGAAGTGCGGGAGCAGTGGTGAACATCTCCGGAAGTTTAGGAACAGCAACTGTGACCGCGGATGCATCGGGCTACTACAGCGCAGCCTCGCTTACACCTGGAACATATACGGTATCGGCGAGCAATGCCAATGCAGCCTTTACACCGGCCATGCAGAGCGTAACGATAGGATCCGGTGATGTGACGGGACTGAACTTCGTCGGGTCCAGCCTGTGTCCATGCAACAGTATCTGGCAGCCTACGGCGGTGCCCGGAACCGTTGATGCGGGCGACGGCAAAGGGGTGGAGACGGGGGTGCGGTTCACGGCTGACTACGACGGCTACATCCTCGGCGTCCGTTTCTACAAGGCTCCGGCGAACACTGGAACGCACACAGCAAATTTATGGACAGGAGATGGCTCGGCGGCTCTGCTGGCAACGAGTGCGCTCCCGGCAGAGACCGGATCAGGATGGCAGCAGGTGATGTTTACATCGCCGGTTCCAGTCACTGCCAATACGTCTTACGTGGCGTCTTACTATGCTCCTCAAGGACACTACTCGGTGACGGGAGCTCAGTTTGCGAACGCCGGAGTGGATGCTCCGCCACTCCATGCCTCCTTGGGCACGTCGGACCAGCCGAATGGAGTATTTGCCTACGGTTCTACAAGTTTGTATCCAGACAGTAGCTACAACGCCACCAACTACTGGGTGGATGTTGTCTATGCCAAAGCAACGAGTTTTTCGCTAGGCGGGGTACTGACGGGTTCTGGTGGTGCTGGCAGGACAGTGACAATAAGTGGTCCGGGAGGGATGCAGAGCGCAACAGCAGACAGTTCGGGGAACTATCGCTTCGACGGGCTGGCTCCCGGAACATATACCGTAACGCCCGTAGCAAGTGGCGTTGTCACATTCAGTCCAGCAAGCCAGAATGTGACGATCTCTGCAAACCATGTTCTCGGTGTAAATTTTGCCTCCGTGCAGCCGACATATGCGATCTCGGGCACGATTACAGGTGGCCCGGGCGATACGGTAAACCTGTCGGGCCCAGTAACAGCCACAACGACGGCGGACGCTTCGGGTAACTACAGCTTCACCGGCCTTTATAGCGGAACATACACCGTGACACCGGGTACAGGAGGCTTTGTCGTCAGCCCGTCGAGCCAGAGTGTAACGGTGAGCGGAGCAGATGTCGCAGCGGTGAACTTTACTGCGACAGGAGTGCAGTATTCGATCAGTGGTGTGATTGCAGGGGGAGCGGGATCCACCGTGACCCTGGAAGGTCCTACGACGCTGTCGACGACGGCGGATGCTTCAGGAAACTACAGCTTTGCCGGTCTTGCGAGTGGATCCTATCTTGTAACTCCTGCGAAGCAAGGTGCAGTCTTTACGCCTGCGAGCGCCAGCATAACGGTCTACAACGCCAGCGTGAGCGGAGCCGACTTTGCGGTGCCCCCGAACTGTCCGTGCAACACGATCTGGCAGCCATCATCGAAGCCGGCTAACGTGGATCCGAACGATACGCACGCCTCTGAGGTTGGTGTGACCTTCCGGGTTGACGCGGATGGCTACCTTGCCGGTATACGGTTCTATAAGGGACCTTTGAATACTGGCACGCACACTGGCAATCTTTGGTCCAGCACCGGAACGCTGTTGGCGACAGCAACTTTTGTCAACGAGAGCACGACGGGCTGGCAGCAAGTGCTGTTTGCTAACCCGGTACCGGTGAAGGCAAATACATCGTATGTTGCATCGTACTTTGCCCCCCAGGGCCACTACTCCGGCGATCCACAGTCGTTCGCTAATGGCGGCGTTGATGCGCCACCGCTCCATGCGCTGCAGGATGGGGTGAGCGGAGCGAATGGCCTCTATCTTTATACGACTGTGAGCGCGTTTCCGACATCGACGTTTGGATCGGCCAATTACTGGACTGACGTCGTCTATACTCCGACATCGACGTATACGGTGACAGGCAGTATCTCGGGTCCGGGTGGGCCCAATGCTTCGCTTGTCCTTGCCGGACCGACGACGGTGACGGCTACTGCAGATGCATCGGGTAATTTCAGCGTCGCGGGTCTGCCGAATGGAACGTACACCCTTACGCCAAGCGCGCCTGGTATGGTCATCAGTCCAGCGAGTCAGAGCGTAACGATCAATAACGGCCATGTCTTCGGTGTAACCTTCACGAGCCAGCAAACCTATACGGTGAGTGGCACACTAAGCGGCGCAGGTGGGGCAAATGCGACCGTTACGTTGACAGGGGCGTCCACGGCCAGCGTCACAGCGAACGCATCTGGCGCTTATACTGTTACAGGGCTGCTAAACGGTACCTACACTGTGACACCACTGAAGACGGGCTATGCCTTCAGCCCGCCCAATCAGTCAGTTACGGTCAACAATGCGAACATGACGGCCAACTTCGGCTCTACTGCACTGACGTATACGATTACTGGCACTATCAGTGGTGCGGGTGGACCGGGTGCGGCGGTAAGCTTGACCGGTACATCGACAGCGACGGTGGCAGCCAACTCGTCCGGCGTATATTCGTTTACCGTACCCAGCGGTTCCTACACGGTGACGCCGACGAAGACGGGCTATATCTTCACACCTGCCAGCCAGGTAGTGATGGTGAATGGCGCAGACAAGACAGCGAACTTTAGTTCGAAGCAGACGTACTCGATCTCTGGAACGATCAGCGGTGGGGGAAGGTCAGGAGCAACTGTGAAGCTGACCGGGGCGATAACCGCAACGGTCACATCGAACTCATCGGGTGTCTATACCTTCACAGGTTTACCAGCGGGAAGTTACACGGTGACGCCCACTAAATCGGGCCACCTGATGATTCCAACGAGTCGTTCGACGACAATCAGTACCTCGAATGTCACTGGACTAAACTTTCTCTCTCTCTAA